In one window of Pseudomonas chlororaphis subsp. chlororaphis DNA:
- a CDS encoding TDT family transporter, which produces MTCPNTLRTGRSLSQLQHPREAIRHFTPNWFAATMGTGVLALALAQLPLRIPGLHLLAEGLWLFTIGLFVVFSAAYAARWVMFFDEARRIFGHSTVSMFFGTIPMGLATIINGFLLFGVPRWGDGVVQLAELLWWLDVALSLACGVLIPYMMFTRQEHRIDQMTAVWLLPVVAAEVAAASGGLLAPHLVDAHSQLVMLVTSYVLWAFSLPVAFSILTILLLRMALHKLPHESMAASSWLALGPIGTGALGMLLLGADAPAIFAANGMAAMGEIAEGLGLVAGITLWGFGLWWMLTALLITLRYLRDGIPFNLGWWGFTFPLGVYALTTLKLASTLNLTFFAVFGSLLVLALALMWLVVGKRTLQGAYRGELFVSPCIAGLAK; this is translated from the coding sequence ATGACATGCCCCAATACCCTCAGAACCGGACGGTCCTTGAGCCAGCTGCAACATCCTCGCGAAGCCATCCGCCATTTCACCCCCAACTGGTTCGCCGCCACCATGGGCACCGGCGTGCTGGCCCTGGCGCTGGCCCAGTTGCCGCTGCGGATCCCGGGCCTGCACCTGTTGGCCGAGGGGCTGTGGCTGTTCACCATCGGGCTGTTCGTGGTGTTCAGCGCGGCCTATGCGGCACGCTGGGTAATGTTCTTCGACGAGGCCCGGCGGATTTTCGGGCACTCCACGGTCTCGATGTTCTTCGGCACCATCCCCATGGGCCTGGCCACCATCATCAACGGTTTCCTGCTGTTCGGCGTACCGCGCTGGGGTGACGGCGTGGTGCAGCTGGCCGAGCTGCTGTGGTGGCTGGATGTGGCGCTGTCGCTGGCTTGCGGGGTGTTGATTCCCTACATGATGTTCACCCGCCAGGAGCACCGTATCGACCAGATGACCGCGGTCTGGCTATTGCCGGTGGTCGCGGCCGAAGTCGCTGCCGCCAGTGGCGGGCTGCTGGCGCCGCATCTGGTAGACGCGCATTCGCAACTGGTGATGCTGGTGACCAGCTATGTGCTCTGGGCCTTCTCGCTACCGGTGGCTTTCAGCATCCTGACCATTCTCCTGCTGCGCATGGCCTTGCATAAGCTGCCTCACGAAAGCATGGCTGCCTCGAGCTGGCTGGCCCTGGGGCCGATCGGCACGGGGGCCCTGGGCATGTTGCTGCTGGGCGCGGACGCTCCAGCGATCTTCGCCGCCAACGGCATGGCCGCAATGGGCGAAATCGCCGAGGGCCTGGGCCTGGTGGCCGGTATCACCCTGTGGGGTTTCGGTCTGTGGTGGATGCTGACGGCGCTGCTGATCACCCTGCGTTACCTGCGCGACGGCATTCCATTCAACCTCGGCTGGTGGGGGTTCACCTTCCCGCTGGGGGTCTATGCCCTGACCACCTTGAAACTGGCCAGCACCCTGAACCTGACGTTTTTCGCGGTGTTCGGCAGCCTGTTGGTCCTGGCGCTGGCACTGATGTGGCTGGTGGTGGGCAAGCGCACGCTGCAGGGCGCTTATCGTGGCGAGTTGTTCGTTTCGCCTTGCATCGCAGGATTAGCGAAATAA
- the rdgC gene encoding recombination-associated protein RdgC, translating into MWFKNLLIYRLTQDLPFDAEALETALATKLARPCASQELTTYGFVAPFGKGEDAPLVHVSQDFLLVAARKEERILPGSVVRDAVKEKVEEIEAEQMRKVYKKERDQIKDEIIQAFLPRAFIRRSSTFAAIAPKQGLILVNSASPKRAEDLLSTLREVLGTLPVRPLTVKTAPTAIMTDWVKTQQAADDFFVLDECELRDTHEDGGIVRCKRQDLTSEEIQLHLSTGKVVTQLSLAWQDKLSFMLDDKMTVKRLKFEDLLQDQAEQDGGDEALGQLDASFTLMMLTFGDFLPALFEALGGEEIPQGI; encoded by the coding sequence ATGTGGTTCAAGAACCTGCTTATCTATCGCCTGACCCAAGATCTGCCCTTTGATGCTGAGGCGCTGGAAACCGCACTGGCCACCAAACTGGCGCGTCCATGTGCAAGCCAGGAGTTGACCACTTACGGTTTCGTCGCGCCATTCGGCAAAGGCGAAGATGCGCCGCTGGTCCACGTCAGCCAGGACTTCCTGCTGGTCGCCGCGCGCAAGGAAGAACGTATTCTGCCTGGCAGCGTGGTGCGCGACGCGGTCAAGGAAAAGGTCGAAGAGATCGAAGCCGAGCAAATGCGCAAGGTCTATAAAAAGGAACGCGATCAGATCAAGGATGAAATCATCCAGGCATTCCTGCCGCGCGCCTTTATCCGCCGCTCCTCGACTTTCGCCGCCATAGCGCCGAAACAGGGCCTGATCCTGGTCAACTCGGCCAGCCCGAAACGCGCCGAAGACCTGCTCTCCACCCTGCGCGAAGTGCTTGGCACCCTGCCGGTGCGTCCGCTGACCGTGAAGACCGCGCCGACCGCGATCATGACCGACTGGGTGAAAACCCAACAAGCCGCCGACGACTTCTTCGTGCTCGACGAGTGCGAGCTGCGCGACACCCATGAAGACGGCGGCATCGTCCGTTGCAAGCGCCAGGACCTGACCAGCGAAGAGATCCAGCTGCACCTGAGTACCGGCAAGGTGGTCACCCAATTGTCCCTGGCCTGGCAGGACAAACTGTCCTTCATGCTCGACGACAAGATGACGGTCAAGCGCCTGAAGTTCGAAGACCTGCTGCAGGATCAGGCGGAGCAGGACGGCGGCGACGAAGCCCTCGGCCAGCTGGATGCCAGCTTTACCCTGATGATGCTGACCTTCGGCGATTTCCTCCCGGCGCTGTTCGAAGCCCTGGGTGGCGAAGAGATTCCACAAGGCATCTGA
- a CDS encoding bile acid:sodium symporter family protein, giving the protein MRALAALSRFVGNTFAYWVLIFAVVAFLQPDWFIGLKGAIVPLLGLVMFGMGLTLKLEDFAEVARHPWRVALGVVAHFVIMPGVAWLLCQVFHLPPEIAVGVILVGCCPSGTSSNVMTWLARGDLALSVAIAAVTTLLAPLLTPALIWLLASAWLPVSFMELFWSILQVVLLPIVLGVIAQRVLGDRVRHAVEVLPLVSVVSIVIIVTAVVAASQAKIAESGLLIMAVVMLHNSFGYLLGYFTGRLFKLPLAQRKSLALEVGMQNSGLGAALASAHFSPLAAVPSALFSVWHNISGALLSTWFRRMSEKDDRALVAQQASD; this is encoded by the coding sequence ATGCGTGCACTGGCAGCATTAAGTCGTTTTGTCGGCAATACCTTTGCCTACTGGGTTCTGATTTTCGCGGTGGTGGCGTTCTTGCAGCCAGACTGGTTCATCGGCCTCAAGGGCGCCATCGTGCCGCTGCTGGGCCTGGTGATGTTCGGCATGGGCCTGACCCTGAAGCTCGAAGACTTCGCCGAAGTCGCGCGCCACCCGTGGCGTGTGGCCCTGGGCGTGGTCGCGCACTTCGTGATCATGCCAGGCGTGGCCTGGTTGCTGTGCCAGGTATTCCACCTGCCGCCGGAAATCGCCGTCGGCGTGATCCTGGTCGGCTGCTGCCCAAGCGGTACCTCGTCCAACGTCATGACCTGGCTGGCCCGCGGCGATCTGGCGCTGTCGGTGGCGATCGCCGCCGTCACCACCCTGCTGGCGCCGCTGCTGACGCCGGCCCTGATCTGGCTGCTGGCCTCGGCCTGGCTGCCGGTCTCGTTCATGGAGTTGTTCTGGTCGATCCTGCAAGTGGTACTGCTGCCGATCGTGCTCGGGGTGATTGCCCAGCGTGTGCTTGGCGACCGGGTACGGCATGCGGTGGAAGTGTTGCCGCTGGTATCGGTGGTCAGCATCGTGATCATCGTCACCGCGGTGGTGGCCGCCAGCCAGGCGAAAATCGCCGAGTCCGGCCTGCTGATCATGGCCGTGGTGATGCTGCATAACAGCTTCGGTTACCTGCTGGGCTACTTCACCGGCCGCCTGTTCAAGCTGCCGTTGGCGCAACGTAAATCCCTGGCCCTGGAAGTCGGCATGCAAAACTCCGGCCTCGGCGCCGCCCTGGCCAGCGCGCACTTCTCGCCGCTGGCGGCGGTGCCGAGCGCATTGTTCAGCGTCTGGCACAACATTTCCGGGGCGCTGCTTTCCACTTGGTTCCGCCGCATGAGCGAAAAGGACGACCGCGCACTGGTTGCCCAGCAGGCGAGCGACTGA
- the sugE gene encoding quaternary ammonium compound efflux SMR transporter SugE: MSWIILFFAGLFEVGWAVGLKYTDGFSRPLPTALTIAAMAVSLGLLGLAMKELPLGTAYAIWTGVGAVGTVIAGIILFGESMALFRLASVALIITGLIGLKVSAA; encoded by the coding sequence ATGTCCTGGATCATTCTGTTTTTCGCCGGCCTGTTCGAAGTGGGCTGGGCCGTCGGCCTCAAGTACACCGACGGTTTCAGTCGCCCTCTCCCCACCGCCCTGACCATCGCCGCCATGGCGGTCAGCCTCGGCCTGCTGGGGCTGGCCATGAAGGAACTGCCGCTGGGCACTGCCTATGCCATCTGGACCGGAGTCGGCGCGGTCGGCACGGTGATCGCCGGGATCATTCTGTTCGGTGAGTCCATGGCGCTGTTCCGCCTGGCCAGCGTCGCACTGATCATTACCGGGCTGATCGGCTTGAAGGTCAGCGCGGCCTGA
- a CDS encoding hybrid sensor histidine kinase/response regulator has protein sequence MSLSSGLIAIVALAYMAIMFAIAFYGDRRSAPLPPRVRAWVYSLSLAVYCTSWTFFGAVGQAAEQLWSFLPIYLGPILLLVLAPWVLQKMVMISKQENITSIADFIAARYGKSQTLAVVVALICLVGVLPYIALQLKGIVLGVDLLIGAGADTMGTRAQDTALIVSLILALFTIVFGTRNLDATEHHRGMVLAIAFESLVKLLAFLAVGAFVTYGLYDGFDDLFSQAMLAPRLEQYWEETINWPSMVVQTGVAMMAIICLPRQFHVTVVENIEPQDLRLAKWVFPAYLALAALFVVPIALAGQMLLPSSVLPDSFVISLPLAQAHPALAVLAFIGGASAATGMVIVASVALSTMVSNDMLLPWLLRRQSAERPFEVFRHWMLSVRRVSIVVILLLAYVSYRLLGSTASLATIGQIAFAAVTQLAPAMLGALYWKQANRRGVFAGLAAGTFLWFYTLVLPIAAHSLGWSLSSFPGLAWLHGNPLNLPITPLTQGVVLSLAGNFTLFAWVSVLSRTRVSEHWQAGRFIGQEISGRPSARSMLSVQIDDLLKLAARFVGEERARQSFIRFAYRQGKGFNPNQNADGEWIAHTERLLAGVLGASSTRAVVKAAIEGREMQLEDVVRIADEASEVLQFNRALLQGAIENISQGISVVDQSLRLVAWNRRYLELFNYPDGLISVGRPIADIIRHNAERGLCGPGEAEVHVARRLHWMRQGRAHTSERLFPNGRVIELIGNPMPGGGFVMSFTDITPFREAEQALTEANEGLEQRVAERTHELSQLNAALTEAKGTAEAANQSKTRFLAAVSHDLMQPLNAARLFSAALSHQDDGLSAEAQQLVQHLDSSLRSAEDLISDLLDISRLENGKINPERKPFVLNELFDTLGAEFKVLAQEQGLKFRLRGSRLRVDSDIKLLRRVLQNFLTNAFRYAKGPVLLGVRRRGNQLCLEVWDRGPGIPLDKQQVIFEEFKRLDSHQTRAEKGLGLGLAIADGLCRVLGHGLQVRSWPGKGSVFSVSVPLAKAAVSAPRQVAELNGHLLSGAQVLCVDNEDSILIGMNSLLSRWGCQVWTARNREECAALLNDGVRPQLALVDYHLDDGETGTEVMAWLRTQLGDPVPGVVISADGRPEMVAEVHAAGLDYLAKPVKPAALRALLSRHLPL, from the coding sequence ATGTCGCTGTCCAGCGGGCTGATCGCCATCGTCGCCCTGGCCTATATGGCCATCATGTTCGCCATCGCCTTTTACGGTGACCGTCGCAGCGCGCCCTTGCCGCCGCGGGTGCGTGCCTGGGTGTACAGCCTGTCGCTGGCGGTGTATTGCACCAGCTGGACCTTCTTCGGCGCCGTCGGCCAGGCCGCCGAGCAACTCTGGTCGTTCTTGCCAATCTACCTGGGGCCGATCCTGCTGCTGGTACTCGCACCCTGGGTCCTGCAAAAGATGGTGATGATCAGCAAGCAGGAAAACATCACCTCCATCGCCGACTTCATCGCCGCGCGCTACGGCAAGTCCCAGACCCTGGCGGTGGTGGTGGCGCTGATCTGCCTGGTCGGCGTGCTTCCTTATATTGCCCTGCAGCTCAAGGGCATCGTGCTTGGCGTGGACCTGCTGATCGGCGCGGGTGCCGATACCATGGGCACCCGCGCCCAGGACACGGCGCTGATCGTGTCGCTGATCCTGGCGCTGTTCACCATCGTCTTCGGTACCCGCAACCTCGACGCCACCGAGCACCACCGCGGCATGGTGCTGGCGATTGCCTTCGAATCCCTGGTCAAGCTGCTGGCCTTTCTCGCGGTCGGCGCCTTTGTCACCTATGGCCTGTACGACGGTTTCGACGACCTGTTCAGCCAGGCCATGCTCGCCCCGCGCCTGGAGCAGTACTGGGAAGAAACCATCAACTGGCCGTCGATGGTGGTGCAGACCGGCGTCGCCATGATGGCGATCATCTGCCTGCCGCGGCAGTTCCACGTCACCGTGGTGGAGAACATCGAACCCCAGGACCTGCGCCTGGCCAAGTGGGTGTTTCCCGCCTACCTGGCCCTGGCCGCGCTGTTCGTGGTGCCGATCGCCCTGGCCGGGCAGATGCTGCTGCCCAGCTCGGTGCTGCCGGATTCGTTCGTCATCAGCCTGCCCCTGGCCCAGGCCCATCCAGCCCTGGCCGTGCTGGCCTTCATCGGTGGCGCGTCGGCCGCCACCGGCATGGTGATCGTCGCCAGCGTGGCCCTGTCGACCATGGTCTCCAACGACATGCTGCTGCCCTGGCTGCTGCGCCGGCAGAGTGCCGAACGGCCTTTCGAAGTGTTCCGCCACTGGATGCTCTCGGTGCGCCGGGTCAGCATCGTGGTCATCCTGCTGCTGGCCTATGTCAGCTACCGCCTGCTGGGCTCCACCGCGAGCCTGGCGACCATCGGCCAGATCGCCTTCGCCGCGGTGACCCAACTGGCCCCGGCCATGCTCGGCGCGCTGTACTGGAAGCAGGCCAACCGCCGCGGCGTGTTCGCCGGATTGGCGGCCGGTACTTTCCTGTGGTTCTACACCCTGGTCCTGCCGATCGCCGCCCACAGCCTGGGCTGGTCGCTGAGCAGCTTCCCGGGCCTGGCCTGGCTGCACGGCAACCCGCTGAACCTGCCGATCACACCCTTGACCCAAGGTGTGGTGCTGTCGCTGGCCGGCAACTTCACCCTGTTCGCCTGGGTCTCGGTACTGTCGCGTACCCGGGTTTCGGAGCACTGGCAGGCCGGGCGCTTCATCGGCCAGGAAATCAGCGGCCGCCCCAGCGCCCGCTCGATGCTGTCGGTGCAGATCGACGACCTGCTCAAGCTCGCCGCGCGATTTGTCGGGGAAGAACGGGCCCGCCAGAGCTTCATCCGCTTTGCCTACCGCCAGGGCAAAGGCTTCAACCCCAACCAGAACGCCGACGGCGAATGGATCGCCCACACCGAACGCCTGCTGGCCGGCGTGCTCGGCGCATCGTCCACCCGCGCGGTGGTCAAGGCCGCCATCGAAGGGCGGGAGATGCAGCTCGAAGACGTAGTGCGCATCGCCGACGAAGCCTCGGAAGTGCTGCAATTCAACCGGGCCTTGCTGCAAGGCGCGATCGAGAACATCAGCCAGGGCATCAGCGTGGTCGACCAGTCCCTCAGACTGGTGGCCTGGAACCGTCGCTACCTGGAGCTGTTCAACTACCCGGACGGGCTGATCAGCGTCGGCCGGCCGATCGCCGACATCATCCGCCACAACGCCGAACGAGGCCTGTGCGGGCCGGGCGAGGCCGAAGTGCATGTCGCCCGCCGCCTGCACTGGATGCGTCAGGGCCGCGCCCACACCTCCGAACGGCTGTTCCCCAATGGCCGGGTGATCGAGCTGATCGGCAACCCGATGCCCGGCGGCGGCTTTGTCATGAGCTTCACCGACATCACCCCGTTCCGCGAAGCCGAGCAGGCCCTCACCGAGGCCAACGAAGGCCTGGAGCAGCGGGTCGCCGAGCGGACCCACGAACTGTCGCAACTGAACGCCGCGCTGACCGAGGCCAAGGGCACCGCCGAGGCCGCCAACCAGTCCAAGACGCGTTTCCTGGCGGCGGTCAGTCACGACCTGATGCAACCACTGAATGCCGCCCGGCTGTTCTCTGCCGCCCTCTCCCACCAGGACGACGGTTTGTCCGCCGAAGCCCAGCAATTGGTCCAGCACCTGGACAGCTCCCTGCGCTCTGCCGAAGACCTGATCAGCGACCTGCTGGACATCTCCCGCCTGGAAAACGGCAAGATCAATCCGGAGCGCAAGCCGTTCGTGCTCAACGAACTGTTCGATACCCTGGGGGCCGAATTCAAGGTGCTGGCGCAGGAGCAAGGCCTGAAATTCCGCCTGCGCGGCAGCCGTCTCAGGGTCGACAGCGATATCAAGCTACTGCGCCGGGTTCTGCAGAACTTCCTGACCAATGCCTTCCGTTACGCCAAGGGGCCTGTGTTGCTGGGCGTGCGCCGCCGCGGCAACCAGCTGTGCCTGGAAGTCTGGGACCGTGGACCGGGGATTCCACTGGATAAGCAGCAAGTGATCTTCGAAGAATTCAAACGCCTCGACAGCCACCAGACCCGCGCCGAAAAAGGCCTGGGCCTCGGATTGGCGATCGCCGACGGGCTGTGTCGCGTGCTCGGTCACGGCCTGCAAGTACGCTCCTGGCCGGGCAAGGGCAGCGTCTTCAGTGTCAGCGTGCCTTTGGCCAAGGCGGCCGTCAGCGCACCGAGGCAGGTGGCCGAACTCAACGGCCATCTGCTGTCCGGCGCCCAGGTGCTGTGTGTCGACAACGAAGACAGCATCCTGATCGGCATGAACAGCCTGCTCAGCCGCTGGGGCTGCCAGGTCTGGACCGCGCGTAACCGCGAAGAATGCGCGGCGTTGCTCAATGATGGCGTGCGCCCGCAACTGGCATTGGTGGACTATCACCTGGACGATGGCGAAACCGGCACCGAGGTCATGGCCTGGCTGCGTACCCAGTTGGGTGACCCGGTGCCAGGCGTGGTGATCAGCGCCGACGGGCGCCCCGAGATGGTCGCCGAGGTGCACGCCGCTGGGCTGGACTACCTGGCCAAGCCGGTGAAGCCCGCGGCGTTGCGGGCGCTGCTGAGCCGGCACCTGCCGCTCTGA
- a CDS encoding MFS transporter, which translates to MSSSVDSSRSNRSRLLFLAITLLSFLAASSVPTPMYHLYQEVLQFSSATLTLIFGVYALSLLAALLTVGSLSDYLGRKPVIFVALLLDILAMLLFIQADSVAWLIAARVMQGFATGMATSVLGAALLDTDRQQGPLVNSVAPLLGMACGAMGSGLLVEYAPLPLQLAYWLLLVLFVAQALYVWRLPETVTAQAGVWASLRPSLHVPPQARRALWLALPVDVAVWAVGGFFLSLAPSLVRAATGSTSNLIGGGLVAVLTLSGALMIVSLRHRPADKVLRLGASLLAVGISLILIAVHTASLPLFFLGTLVTGGGFGSGFLGALRSVMPLALPHERAGLMSAFYVLSYLAFCLPSLLAGNLTRSFGLIATTDGYGAVLILLSLGALLGLLRQRTAKACVAQES; encoded by the coding sequence ATGTCCAGTAGTGTCGACTCTTCACGGTCAAACCGTTCCAGACTGTTGTTTCTGGCGATCACCTTACTCAGTTTTCTCGCCGCTTCCAGTGTGCCGACGCCGATGTATCACCTGTATCAGGAGGTGCTGCAATTCTCGTCGGCGACCTTGACCCTGATCTTCGGCGTCTACGCCTTGAGCCTGTTGGCGGCGCTGCTGACCGTGGGCTCGCTTTCGGACTATCTGGGGCGCAAGCCGGTGATCTTTGTGGCGCTGCTGCTGGACATACTGGCGATGCTGCTGTTCATCCAGGCCGACAGCGTGGCCTGGCTGATTGCTGCCCGGGTGATGCAGGGCTTCGCGACCGGCATGGCCACCAGTGTGCTGGGGGCGGCGCTGCTGGATACCGACCGCCAACAGGGGCCGTTGGTCAACAGCGTGGCGCCCTTGCTGGGCATGGCGTGCGGGGCGATGGGCAGCGGCTTGCTGGTGGAATATGCGCCGTTGCCGCTGCAACTGGCCTACTGGTTGCTGCTGGTGCTGTTTGTCGCCCAGGCGCTGTACGTCTGGCGTTTGCCGGAGACGGTCACTGCCCAGGCCGGTGTCTGGGCTTCCCTGCGGCCCTCGCTGCATGTACCGCCCCAGGCGCGACGGGCGCTGTGGTTGGCGTTACCGGTGGATGTGGCGGTGTGGGCCGTGGGTGGGTTCTTTCTGTCATTGGCGCCATCGCTGGTGCGCGCTGCGACGGGCTCGACCTCGAACCTGATCGGCGGCGGCCTGGTGGCGGTGCTGACGCTGAGCGGTGCCCTGATGATTGTTTCCCTGCGCCATCGTCCGGCCGACAAGGTTTTGCGGTTGGGCGCGAGCCTGTTGGCCGTCGGCATCAGCCTGATCCTCATCGCCGTGCACACCGCCAGCCTGCCGCTGTTCTTCCTCGGCACCCTGGTCACGGGCGGAGGTTTTGGCTCCGGGTTCCTCGGCGCTCTGCGCAGTGTGATGCCGCTGGCCTTGCCCCATGAGCGGGCAGGGTTGATGTCGGCGTTTTATGTCCTGAGTTATCTGGCGTTCTGCCTGCCATCCCTGCTGGCAGGAAACCTGACGCGCAGTTTCGGCCTGATCGCGACCACCGATGGTTATGGCGCGGTGTTGATCCTGTTGTCCCTAGGCGCTTTGCTGGGGTTGCTGCGTCAGCGAACCGCCAAGGCCTGCGTCGCGCAAGAGAGTTGA
- a CDS encoding TetR/AcrR family transcriptional regulator, translating to MAIKEGLRPGGRSARVQESIHSAVRELLEEQERSTLTVPQIATRAGVTPSTIYRRWGDLSALLADVALERMRPDSEPAATGSLLGDLRAWAEQYLDEMSSEPGRNMMRDVQCSSTPGYCVSILSGQLQIILDRHRHSEAALPSIDRLLNMLVAPTVFRILFAAQPLEVQELHELIDIALRP from the coding sequence ATGGCTATTAAAGAAGGTTTACGCCCGGGCGGGCGCAGTGCCCGGGTGCAGGAATCCATCCACTCGGCAGTCAGGGAACTCCTCGAAGAACAGGAGCGCTCGACCCTGACCGTGCCGCAAATCGCTACCCGCGCCGGCGTTACGCCCTCGACCATCTACCGGCGCTGGGGCGACCTGTCGGCACTGCTGGCGGATGTCGCCCTGGAACGCATGCGCCCGGACAGCGAACCGGCCGCCACCGGCAGCCTGCTCGGCGACCTGCGGGCCTGGGCCGAACAGTACCTCGATGAAATGAGCTCCGAACCCGGGCGCAACATGATGCGCGACGTGCAATGCAGCAGCACGCCCGGCTATTGCGTGAGCATTCTCAGCGGGCAATTGCAGATCATCCTCGACCGTCACCGGCACAGCGAGGCGGCCCTGCCCAGCATCGACCGGCTGTTGAACATGCTGGTGGCGCCAACGGTGTTCCGCATCCTGTTCGCCGCGCAACCGCTTGAAGTGCAGGAACTGCATGAACTGATCGACATCGCGCTGCGGCCTTGA
- a CDS encoding MFS transporter, with protein MSHPSQFTLLRTRRFLPFFITQSLGAFNDNIFKQSLILAILYKLAIEGDRSIWVNLCALLFILPFFLFSALAGQFGEKFAKDALIRLIKLGEIVIMAVGAVGFVFDHLSLMLLALFAMGTHSALFGPVKYSILPQALREEELVGGNGLVEMGTFLAILAGTIGAGIMMSSAHYAPIVSTAIIAVAVLGYLASRGIPRAAAATPDMRLNWNIFSQSWATLRLGLGQTPAVSRSIVGNSWFWFVGAIYLTQIPAYAKEWMHGDETVVTLILTVFSVGIAAGSMLCEKLSGRKVEIGLVPFGSFGLTVFGLLLWWHSGGIAPSEAGYSWLEVLGYGHAWWVLIDILGLGIFGGFYIVPLYALIQSRTPENERARVIAANNILNALFMVVSAIVSIVLLSLAKLSIPQLFLVVSLLNIAVNAYIFKIVPEFSMRFMIWLLSHSMYRVEHRNLEAIPDEGAALLVCNHVSFVDALLIGGAVRRPIRFVMYYKIYNLPVLNFIFRTAGTIPIAGRNEDIQIYERAFTQIARYLKDGELVCIFPEGKLTADGEINEFKGGLTRILEETPVPVIPLALRGLWGSFFSRDPSKGLFRRLWSRVTLVAGSAVTADSAEPARLQTLVGELRGSVR; from the coding sequence ATGAGTCACCCCTCACAGTTCACCTTGCTTCGTACGCGGCGTTTCCTGCCATTCTTCATTACTCAGTCCCTCGGTGCGTTCAACGACAACATCTTCAAGCAGTCGCTGATCCTCGCCATTCTCTACAAGCTGGCCATCGAGGGAGACCGCTCGATCTGGGTCAACCTCTGCGCCTTGCTGTTCATCCTGCCGTTCTTCCTGTTCTCGGCGCTGGCCGGGCAATTCGGCGAGAAATTCGCCAAGGACGCGTTGATCCGCCTGATCAAGCTCGGCGAGATTGTGATCATGGCCGTGGGGGCGGTGGGGTTTGTCTTCGATCACCTGTCGCTGATGCTGCTGGCGCTGTTCGCCATGGGCACCCACTCGGCGCTGTTCGGCCCGGTGAAATATTCGATCCTGCCCCAGGCGCTACGGGAGGAAGAGCTGGTGGGGGGCAACGGCCTGGTGGAAATGGGCACTTTCCTGGCGATTCTCGCCGGCACCATAGGCGCCGGGATCATGATGTCCTCCGCCCATTACGCACCGATTGTCTCGACGGCGATCATTGCCGTCGCCGTGCTCGGTTACCTCGCCAGCCGGGGCATTCCCCGGGCCGCGGCGGCCACCCCGGACATGCGCTTGAACTGGAACATCTTCAGCCAGTCCTGGGCCACCCTGCGCTTGGGCCTGGGGCAGACGCCGGCTGTGTCGCGCTCGATCGTCGGCAACTCGTGGTTCTGGTTTGTCGGGGCGATCTACCTGACGCAGATTCCGGCCTATGCCAAGGAGTGGATGCACGGCGACGAGACAGTGGTCACGCTGATCCTCACGGTGTTCTCGGTGGGCATCGCCGCCGGTTCCATGCTGTGCGAGAAACTCTCGGGGCGTAAGGTCGAGATCGGCCTGGTGCCTTTTGGCTCGTTCGGCCTGACGGTGTTCGGCCTGCTGCTGTGGTGGCATTCCGGCGGGATTGCGCCAAGCGAGGCGGGGTACAGCTGGCTCGAGGTACTCGGTTATGGCCACGCCTGGTGGGTGCTGATCGATATTCTCGGCCTGGGCATCTTCGGTGGTTTCTACATCGTGCCGCTGTATGCACTGATTCAGTCGCGGACCCCGGAGAACGAGCGGGCGCGGGTGATTGCCGCGAACAACATTCTCAACGCGCTGTTCATGGTGGTATCGGCGATCGTCTCGATCGTCTTGCTGAGCCTGGCCAAGCTGTCGATCCCGCAGCTGTTCCTGGTGGTGTCGCTGCTGAACATCGCGGTCAACGCCTACATCTTCAAGATCGTCCCCGAGTTCAGCATGCGTTTCATGATCTGGCTGCTCAGCCATTCCATGTACCGGGTCGAGCACCGCAACCTGGAGGCGATCCCGGACGAAGGTGCGGCGTTGCTGGTGTGCAATCACGTGTCCTTCGTCGATGCCTTGCTGATCGGCGGCGCGGTGCGGCGGCCGATTCGTTTCGTGATGTATTACAAGATCTACAACCTGCCGGTGCTCAACTTCATCTTCCGTACCGCCGGGACCATTCCGATTGCCGGGCGCAACGAGGATATCCAGATCTACGAAAGGGCGTTCACCCAGATTGCCCGCTACCTCAAGGATGGCGAGCTGGTGTGCATCTTCCCGGAAGGCAAGCTGACCGCCGATGGCGAGATCAATGAGTTCAAGGGCGGGCTGACGCGGATTCTTGAAGAGACACCGGTACCGGTGATTCCGCTGGCGTTACGGGGGCTGTGGGGCAGCTTTTTCAGCCGCGATCCAAGCAAGGGACTGTTCCGTCGCCTGTGGTCGCGAGTGACCCTGGTGGCGGGTTCGGCCGTGACCGCCGACAGTGCCGAACCGGCCCGTTTGCAAACCCTGGTCGGTGAGCTGCGCGGTAGCGTGCGCTAG